The following proteins are encoded in a genomic region of Actinomadura sp. NAK00032:
- a CDS encoding WD40 repeat domain-containing serine/threonine protein kinase, whose product MEALRDGDPRQIGPYRVEGRLGAGGMGEVFLGVSPGGRRVAVKVIRAEHSARPEFRVRFAREVDAARKVGGFYTAQVVDADPDAPEPWMATAYIPGASLRDVAPLPPGEVARLGAALAEGLAAIHASGLVHRDLKPGNVIMSPDGPRIIDFGIARDVGAGTLTADGAVLGTYAYMAPEQVRGEPSGPPADVFALGCVLAFAATGRSPFDAATIPAIVHRVLHEPPLLDGLAGPLRPLVASCLAKEPADRPSTDRILAHLADPDAAPLAVSTSPSDPDADRTEERGTTPFTRVADAVLPAAGIPRRTVLAGAVAATAAAVGVPAFLLTRGGERPQAAASADTLRPPTMTLAKDGQPVADVAFSPNGKILACGTPGETVLLWDPVAGHVIHELRTSAGTAAVAFSPDGRFLATGHTNATVRLWDVESADTRPPRPLRTLRAKDVQVNALAFSPDTRTLAGPSRLWDTATGRVLGDLSGAEGVAAMVFSPDGRRVMAGMDGFQGRAEPGSVRVWDARTRTLVAHIADQATKTSSLALTPDGRTLVTAGGGAAIRLWDAARIRITGVLNSDRAGDVTEVAVSADGAVLAAAGADLTIRLWDLATRRVTATLAATGPVRGLALSPDGRTVAGGSERRGQTAVNLWSLR is encoded by the coding sequence TTGGAAGCGCTGCGCGACGGCGACCCCCGCCAGATAGGCCCGTACCGGGTGGAGGGACGGCTGGGCGCCGGGGGCATGGGCGAGGTGTTCCTCGGTGTGTCCCCGGGCGGTCGGCGCGTTGCGGTGAAGGTGATCCGTGCCGAGCACTCAGCGCGCCCGGAGTTCCGGGTGCGGTTCGCGCGTGAGGTCGACGCGGCCCGCAAGGTGGGCGGCTTCTACACGGCGCAGGTCGTGGACGCCGACCCGGACGCGCCTGAACCGTGGATGGCGACGGCCTATATCCCGGGGGCGTCACTGCGGGATGTCGCCCCACTGCCTCCCGGAGAGGTCGCCCGGCTCGGCGCGGCACTGGCCGAGGGGCTGGCGGCGATCCACGCGAGCGGGCTGGTGCACCGCGACCTCAAGCCCGGCAACGTGATCATGTCGCCGGACGGTCCCCGCATCATCGACTTCGGCATCGCCCGCGACGTCGGCGCGGGGACGCTCACCGCCGACGGCGCGGTCCTCGGCACGTACGCCTACATGGCGCCCGAGCAGGTGCGGGGCGAGCCGTCCGGGCCGCCCGCCGACGTGTTCGCGCTGGGCTGCGTGCTGGCCTTCGCCGCGACCGGGCGCAGCCCGTTCGACGCCGCGACGATCCCGGCGATCGTGCACCGCGTCCTCCACGAGCCGCCCCTGCTGGACGGGCTGGCGGGGCCGCTGCGCCCGCTGGTGGCGTCCTGCCTGGCCAAGGAGCCGGCCGATCGTCCGTCCACGGACCGGATCCTCGCCCACCTGGCCGACCCGGACGCCGCGCCACTGGCGGTCTCGACATCCCCGTCGGACCCGGACGCCGACCGCACGGAGGAGCGCGGCACGACGCCGTTCACCCGCGTCGCGGACGCCGTCCTGCCCGCCGCCGGGATTCCGCGCCGGACGGTGCTCGCCGGAGCGGTGGCGGCGACGGCGGCAGCCGTGGGAGTACCCGCGTTCCTGCTCACCCGGGGCGGGGAGCGGCCCCAGGCGGCGGCGTCCGCCGACACGCTGCGGCCGCCCACCATGACGCTCGCCAAGGACGGGCAACCGGTGGCGGACGTGGCGTTCAGCCCGAACGGCAAGATCCTGGCCTGTGGGACACCGGGGGAGACCGTGCTCCTGTGGGACCCTGTCGCAGGCCACGTCATCCACGAATTGCGCACTTCCGCAGGGACGGCCGCAGTGGCGTTCAGCCCAGACGGAAGGTTCCTGGCCACCGGCCACACGAACGCCACCGTCCGCCTATGGGACGTTGAGTCGGCGGACACACGCCCGCCCCGCCCGTTGCGAACCCTCCGCGCCAAGGACGTTCAGGTCAACGCTTTAGCGTTCAGCCCAGACACCCGGACCCTCGCCGGGCCGAGCCGGCTCTGGGACACCGCCACCGGACGCGTCCTTGGCGACCTATCCGGTGCTGAAGGCGTGGCCGCCATGGTGTTCAGCCCGGACGGCCGCCGGGTCATGGCCGGTATGGACGGTTTCCAGGGCCGCGCCGAGCCGGGCTCCGTCCGGGTGTGGGACGCGCGTACGCGCACCCTGGTCGCCCACATCGCCGACCAGGCAACGAAGACGAGTTCACTGGCCCTCACCCCGGACGGCCGAACTCTCGTCACCGCAGGGGGCGGCGCCGCGATCCGGCTGTGGGACGCCGCTCGGATCCGCATCACAGGCGTCCTCAACTCCGACCGCGCCGGGGACGTCACCGAGGTGGCCGTCAGCGCGGACGGCGCCGTGCTGGCCGCCGCCGGCGCCGACCTCACGATCCGCCTGTGGGACCTGGCGACCCGCCGGGTGACGGCCACACTCGCCGCGACCGGCCCGGTCAGAGGGCTCGCGCTCTCCCCGGACGGCCGAACCGTCGCGGGCGGCAGCGAACGTCGAGGGCAGACCGCCGTGAACCTCTGGAGCCTGCGCTGA
- a CDS encoding alpha/beta fold hydrolase, with translation MTEITHRFVQSESGLRMHVAEAGEGPLVLLLHGFPECWYSWRHQLTALAEAGYHAVAPDQRGYARTGGPAEADQYTILHLAGDAVGLIDALGADRAVVAGHDWGAPVAWAVAQMRPDKVRGVIGMSVPHRPRSSRPPVESMRRLFGEGFYMVRFQEPDAPEADLDRDRAATFRRMLVGMSGDGPTPALVAPEGGGFLDAIPEPEKLPGWLTAADIATYVEEYAGSGFTGPVNWYRNLDRNWELTTAWHRAPIGPPALYIAGDRDIVAVGARNVIDSMTDFVPNLRDTVWLAGCGHWTQQERPAEVNEAMLAFLGAL, from the coding sequence ATGACCGAGATCACGCATCGCTTCGTCCAGTCCGAGAGCGGCCTGCGCATGCACGTCGCCGAGGCGGGCGAGGGGCCGCTCGTCCTGCTCCTGCACGGCTTCCCCGAGTGCTGGTACTCCTGGCGGCACCAGCTCACCGCGCTCGCCGAGGCCGGGTACCACGCGGTCGCCCCCGACCAGCGCGGCTACGCCCGCACCGGCGGCCCCGCCGAGGCGGACCAGTACACGATCCTGCACCTGGCGGGCGACGCGGTCGGGCTCATCGACGCCCTCGGCGCGGACCGGGCCGTCGTCGCGGGCCACGACTGGGGCGCGCCCGTCGCGTGGGCCGTCGCGCAGATGCGCCCGGACAAGGTGCGCGGCGTGATCGGCATGTCCGTCCCGCACCGCCCCCGTTCCAGCAGGCCGCCGGTCGAGTCGATGCGCCGCCTGTTCGGCGAGGGCTTCTATATGGTGCGCTTCCAGGAGCCGGACGCCCCGGAGGCCGACCTCGACCGCGACCGGGCCGCCACGTTCCGCCGGATGCTGGTCGGGATGTCCGGCGACGGGCCCACTCCCGCGCTGGTCGCTCCCGAGGGCGGCGGCTTCCTCGACGCGATCCCCGAGCCGGAGAAGCTGCCCGGCTGGCTCACCGCCGCCGACATCGCGACCTACGTCGAGGAGTACGCCGGGAGCGGCTTCACCGGCCCGGTCAACTGGTACCGCAACCTGGACCGCAACTGGGAGCTGACCACCGCCTGGCACCGCGCCCCCATCGGCCCGCCCGCGCTCTACATCGCCGGCGACCGCGACATCGTCGCCGTCGGCGCGCGGAACGTCATCGACTCCATGACCGACTTCGTCCCGAACCTGCGCGACACCGTCTGGCTGGCCGGATGCGGCCACTGGACGCAGCAGGAACGCCCCGCCGAGGTCAACGAGGCCATGCTCGCGTTCTTGGGCGCCCTCTAA
- a CDS encoding 3-hydroxybutyrate dehydrogenase produces MTSVTPRPAAGSSGTLDLAGRRALVTGGAGGIGRACARRLAAAGAAVVVADLDGAAAERTAAEIGGVPLYADLADVDAIGGLASDVDILVNNAGIQLVAPVHEFPPEMFTRILRLMVEAPFRLVRDALPGMYERGWGRIVNISSVHGLRASPYKSAYVTAKHGLEGLSKVIALEGAAYGVTSNCVNPAFVRTPLVEGQIADQARAHGIPEGEVVERVLLEHAAVKRLIEPEEVAELVAYLCSPPAAMVTGASLALDGGWTAH; encoded by the coding sequence ATGACGAGCGTGACACCGCGGCCCGCCGCGGGGAGTTCGGGGACGCTGGATCTGGCGGGGCGGCGCGCACTGGTCACCGGCGGCGCGGGCGGCATCGGCCGGGCGTGCGCGCGGCGGCTGGCGGCGGCGGGCGCCGCGGTGGTGGTGGCCGATCTGGACGGGGCGGCGGCGGAGCGGACGGCGGCCGAGATCGGCGGCGTCCCGCTGTACGCCGACCTCGCGGATGTGGACGCCATCGGCGGTCTGGCGTCCGATGTCGACATCCTGGTCAACAACGCGGGCATCCAGCTTGTGGCTCCCGTCCACGAGTTCCCGCCGGAGATGTTCACGCGGATCCTGCGGCTGATGGTGGAGGCGCCGTTCCGGCTGGTCCGGGACGCACTGCCCGGCATGTACGAGCGGGGCTGGGGGCGCATCGTCAACATCTCGTCCGTACATGGGCTGCGGGCCTCGCCCTACAAGTCGGCCTATGTGACGGCCAAACACGGGCTTGAGGGGCTGTCCAAGGTGATCGCCTTGGAGGGTGCCGCGTACGGCGTGACGTCCAACTGCGTGAACCCGGCCTTCGTCCGAACCCCGCTGGTGGAGGGGCAGATAGCCGACCAGGCGCGCGCGCACGGCATACCCGAGGGCGAGGTCGTCGAGCGGGTACTGCTCGAGCACGCGGCCGTGAAGCGGCTGATCGAGCCCGAGGAGGTCGCGGAGCTGGTCGCCTACCTGTGCTCGCCGCCCGCCGCCATGGTGACCGGCGCGTCCCTCGCCCTCGACGGTGGCTGGACGGCCCATTGA
- a CDS encoding GAF domain-containing protein, with product MSCGDFLELLAREASPVEFEGPLVQARADGAPPAVLAELEAAKLAALRVRMIMRRHARREAELAALFDTAGDLAGLRDLDAVLEAITRRARRLLNADIAYLTLNDDERGDTFMRVTDGSVSAAFRRLRLPMGTGLVGLVAQTAMPYNSAHYLGDGQFQHRGYIDDAVTEEGLVAILGVPMRLGSRVIGVLTAANRSERPFDQEEVALLGSLAAHAAIAIDNARLLDETRTALDELSVANEEVKARSAAVERAARAHDRMTAVVVRGGGVEDVGAVVTELLSGTLYVLDADGRRLATTGLDSGGLSDEELSGVSASAHSARAQGRTVRRGDLWIASVSTGDEMLGTLVLRTADEVDDADQRILERAALVTALLLLFQRSVTEAEGRVRGELLDDLLSGRRTGVEALTARARRVNVDLSAPHVVLCAKYESREHRQRAAFWASSFAAVEHGLAASRVEEVVLLLPGDRPGEAARRVAKELGGSLGGPATVGAAGPVRGPAEVAAAHREAQRCADALLALGRRGDGAGASELGFVGLLIGDDRDVTGFLAGALGPVLDYDERRGTALVQTLEAYFGTGGNLSRTAERLHIHVNTVSQRLDRVARLLGEDWQSPERALELQLALRLHRLSR from the coding sequence ATGTCCTGCGGCGACTTCCTCGAACTACTGGCCCGCGAGGCGTCCCCCGTGGAGTTCGAGGGGCCCCTCGTCCAGGCGCGGGCGGACGGCGCGCCGCCGGCCGTCCTGGCGGAGCTGGAGGCGGCCAAGCTGGCGGCGCTCCGGGTCCGGATGATCATGCGGCGGCACGCCCGGCGGGAGGCGGAGCTGGCGGCGCTGTTCGACACCGCCGGCGACCTCGCCGGGCTGCGCGACCTCGACGCCGTGCTGGAGGCGATCACGCGGCGCGCGCGGCGGCTGCTGAACGCGGACATCGCCTACCTGACGCTGAACGACGACGAGCGCGGCGACACATTCATGCGGGTGACGGACGGGTCGGTGTCGGCGGCGTTCCGGCGGCTGCGGCTGCCGATGGGCACCGGACTGGTCGGCCTGGTGGCGCAGACGGCGATGCCCTACAACAGCGCCCACTACCTGGGGGACGGGCAGTTCCAGCACCGCGGATACATCGACGACGCGGTCACTGAAGAGGGCCTGGTCGCCATCCTGGGCGTGCCGATGCGGCTGGGCAGCCGCGTCATCGGCGTGCTGACGGCCGCGAACCGCAGCGAGCGTCCGTTCGACCAGGAAGAGGTGGCGCTCCTGGGTTCGCTGGCCGCGCATGCCGCGATCGCCATCGACAACGCGCGCCTCCTGGACGAGACCCGGACCGCCCTGGACGAGCTGAGCGTCGCCAACGAGGAGGTCAAGGCGCGCAGCGCGGCCGTGGAACGGGCGGCGCGCGCGCACGACCGCATGACGGCCGTCGTCGTGCGTGGCGGTGGCGTGGAAGACGTCGGCGCGGTCGTGACCGAACTGCTGAGCGGCACCCTGTACGTCCTGGACGCGGACGGCCGGCGGCTGGCGACGACGGGCCTCGACTCGGGCGGCCTCAGCGATGAGGAGCTGTCCGGGGTGTCGGCCTCGGCGCACTCTGCGCGCGCGCAGGGCCGGACGGTCCGGCGCGGTGACCTGTGGATCGCGTCGGTGTCGACCGGTGACGAGATGCTCGGGACGCTCGTCCTGCGCACGGCCGACGAGGTCGACGACGCCGACCAGCGAATCCTGGAGCGCGCGGCGCTCGTCACCGCGCTGCTGCTGCTGTTCCAGCGCAGCGTCACCGAGGCGGAGGGGCGGGTGCGCGGCGAGCTGCTGGACGACCTGCTCTCCGGCCGCCGCACCGGCGTCGAGGCCCTGACCGCCCGCGCCCGGCGCGTGAACGTCGACCTGAGCGCCCCGCACGTCGTGCTGTGCGCGAAGTACGAGTCCCGCGAGCACCGGCAGCGAGCGGCGTTCTGGGCGTCGTCCTTCGCGGCCGTCGAGCACGGCCTCGCCGCCTCCCGCGTGGAGGAGGTCGTGCTGCTGCTGCCGGGCGACCGCCCCGGCGAGGCGGCGCGCCGGGTGGCGAAGGAGCTGGGCGGCTCGCTCGGCGGCCCCGCGACGGTCGGCGCGGCCGGCCCGGTGCGCGGGCCCGCGGAGGTCGCGGCCGCGCACCGGGAGGCGCAGCGCTGCGCCGACGCGCTGCTCGCCCTCGGCCGCCGCGGCGACGGCGCCGGCGCGTCCGAGCTCGGCTTCGTCGGCCTGCTCATCGGCGACGACCGGGACGTGACGGGCTTCCTCGCGGGCGCGCTCGGGCCCGTCCTCGACTACGACGAGCGGCGCGGCACGGCCCTCGTCCAGACCCTTGAGGCGTACTTCGGGACGGGCGGGAACCTGTCGCGGACGGCGGAGCGCCTGCACATCCACGTCAACACCGTGAGCCAGCGCCTCGACCGCGTCGCCCGCCTCCTCGGCGAGGACTGGCAGTCCCCCGAGCGCGCCCTGGAGCTCCAGTTGGCGCTGCGCCTGCACCGCCTCTCACGCTGA
- a CDS encoding branched-chain amino acid ABC transporter permease gives MILSKLAGRPVLLAAGLLAALALPWFIYPPVALDIACWALFAAAVDLLLGFTGLLSFGHAAFWGGSAYATGLIALHSGLPFPVAVLGGAAFAGVLAVPIGFLSVRLRGIYFAMVTLAFAQMVYFVSNQWRDATGGENGLQGIPREFFGVDLSDPFFFYYAALPFILVGMFVAWRIVRSPFGRVLVSIRDNPNRARALGYSIDRYKLLAFVLSAVLSGLAGGLFTIGHGFASLQGVYWTTSGQAVMMVVLGGIGTLWGGAIGAALVVELNDYLATAGFEETGIITGSIFILVVLLFRRGVWGTARDLIAARTNRERPAPEPVPKVDASV, from the coding sequence GTGATCCTCTCCAAGCTCGCCGGACGGCCCGTCCTGCTCGCGGCCGGGCTGCTGGCGGCGCTCGCGCTGCCCTGGTTCATCTACCCGCCGGTCGCGCTCGACATCGCCTGCTGGGCGCTGTTCGCCGCCGCCGTCGACCTCCTGCTCGGCTTCACCGGCCTGCTCTCGTTCGGCCACGCCGCCTTCTGGGGCGGCTCCGCCTACGCGACCGGCCTGATCGCCCTGCACTCCGGACTGCCGTTCCCTGTGGCCGTCCTGGGCGGGGCTGCTTTCGCCGGTGTCCTCGCCGTCCCGATCGGATTCCTATCGGTGCGGCTACGCGGAATCTACTTCGCGATGGTCACCTTGGCCTTCGCGCAGATGGTCTACTTCGTCTCCAACCAGTGGCGGGACGCGACGGGCGGGGAGAACGGCCTGCAAGGCATCCCCAGGGAGTTCTTCGGCGTCGACCTGTCCGACCCGTTCTTCTTCTACTACGCCGCCTTGCCGTTCATCTTGGTGGGAATGTTCGTGGCTTGGCGGATCGTCAGGTCGCCGTTCGGACGGGTGCTGGTGTCCATCCGCGACAACCCGAACCGGGCGCGCGCCCTCGGGTACAGCATCGACCGCTACAAGCTGCTGGCGTTCGTTCTGTCGGCGGTCCTGTCGGGCCTGGCCGGCGGCCTGTTCACCATCGGCCACGGCTTCGCGTCCCTGCAGGGCGTCTACTGGACGACGTCCGGGCAGGCCGTGATGATGGTCGTCCTCGGCGGCATCGGCACCCTGTGGGGCGGCGCGATCGGCGCCGCGCTCGTCGTGGAGCTGAACGACTACCTGGCCACCGCCGGGTTCGAGGAGACCGGGATCATCACCGGTTCGATCTTCATCCTGGTCGTGCTGCTGTTCCGGCGCGGCGTCTGGGGCACCGCGCGCGACCTGATCGCCGCCCGCACGAACCGCGAGCGCCCTGCGCCCGAACCCGTCCCCAAGGTGGACGCCTCCGTCTGA
- a CDS encoding branched-chain amino acid ABC transporter permease: MLQQAFNGLVGGAFYALLALGLAVIFGMLGVVNFAHGAFYMLGAFGAFIALDSLGLNFWLALPLVPVVLGVLGVVLERLFIRRLAPLDPLYNFLFTFGLALILQDLVKRQYGVQSQPYPRPSALDGSINLGLFTYPAYQVFVLAVSVLVCGAVWVVLTRTRVGMIVRAATEKPELSRALGIDVGRWVTPVFGFGIALAGFAGVLAAPMRAVNPLMGSDLIITVFAVVVIGGLGSVFGSVAAGFAVGLVSALGNYYVPSLSQTLVFILMAAVLLWRPAGLFGREEAL; the protein is encoded by the coding sequence GTGCTGCAACAGGCGTTCAACGGCCTGGTGGGCGGGGCGTTCTACGCCCTGCTCGCCCTCGGCCTGGCCGTCATCTTCGGAATGCTCGGCGTCGTCAACTTCGCGCATGGCGCGTTCTACATGCTGGGCGCGTTCGGGGCGTTCATCGCGCTGGACTCGCTCGGCCTGAACTTCTGGCTGGCGCTGCCGCTCGTCCCCGTCGTCCTGGGCGTGCTGGGTGTGGTGCTGGAGCGGTTGTTCATCCGGCGGCTGGCGCCGCTGGATCCGCTCTACAACTTCCTGTTCACGTTCGGGCTGGCGCTCATCTTGCAGGACCTGGTGAAACGGCAGTACGGCGTGCAGTCGCAGCCTTACCCGAGGCCGTCCGCGCTGGACGGATCGATCAACCTGGGGCTGTTCACCTATCCCGCCTACCAGGTGTTCGTCTTGGCCGTATCCGTGCTGGTGTGCGGCGCGGTGTGGGTGGTGCTGACCCGTACCCGGGTGGGGATGATCGTGCGTGCGGCGACCGAGAAGCCGGAGTTGTCGCGGGCGCTGGGCATCGATGTGGGCCGGTGGGTGACGCCGGTGTTCGGGTTCGGGATCGCGCTGGCCGGGTTCGCCGGGGTGCTGGCCGCGCCGATGCGCGCGGTGAACCCGCTGATGGGGTCCGATCTGATCATCACCGTGTTCGCGGTGGTGGTGATCGGCGGGCTGGGGTCGGTGTTCGGGTCGGTCGCGGCCGGGTTCGCGGTCGGGCTGGTGTCGGCGCTGGGCAACTACTACGTCCCGTCGCTGTCGCAGACGCTGGTGTTCATCCTGATGGCCGCCGTGCTGCTGTGGCGCCCGGCCGGCCTGTTCGGACGCGAGGAGGCGCTGTGA
- a CDS encoding ABC transporter substrate-binding protein: protein MKVLGRSAAIATAGALLAGCAGGPGGGGGKISDDKIVLAVLTDQSGVYADLSGKNAVEAVKMAVADFKAKYGDKAVSKDIEVVSADHQNKPEIANSKAQELYDRQKADLIVDVPTSSAALAVATVAKNKKKVFIDVGGATTELEGKQCNKYTFHYGYNSYMLAHGTGTEVTKDGAKNWYIVYPDYAFGQDMQKTFTAAVKGAGGTVVKSDPTPFPNDNFSTFLLKAPDLDPKPQVLGAMQAGGDLVNLVKQYNEYKLRDKGVGLAVGLMFLTDIHSLGPDALAGTYFTDFWYWNANAGNRAWADKFKAKTGARPTAVHAGDYSAALQYLEAVQRGGTDKSDDVVKQLEGHKVNDVFTSTGTVRAEDHLLVHDAYIAQVKPSAEVKEPWDYEKIVKTIPAAEAFQQPDAACSL from the coding sequence ATGAAAGTTTTGGGACGTTCGGCCGCGATCGCGACCGCCGGAGCGCTGCTGGCCGGCTGCGCGGGCGGACCCGGCGGGGGCGGGGGCAAGATCAGCGACGACAAGATCGTCCTGGCGGTGCTGACCGACCAGTCCGGCGTCTACGCCGACCTGTCGGGCAAGAACGCCGTCGAGGCGGTGAAGATGGCCGTCGCCGACTTCAAGGCCAAGTACGGCGACAAGGCCGTCAGCAAGGACATCGAGGTGGTCTCCGCCGACCACCAGAACAAGCCGGAGATCGCCAACTCCAAGGCGCAGGAGCTCTACGACCGGCAGAAGGCCGACCTGATCGTGGACGTCCCGACGTCGTCGGCCGCGCTCGCCGTCGCGACCGTCGCGAAGAACAAGAAGAAGGTGTTCATCGACGTCGGCGGCGCGACGACGGAGCTGGAGGGCAAGCAGTGCAACAAGTACACCTTCCACTACGGCTACAACAGCTACATGCTCGCCCACGGGACGGGCACTGAGGTCACCAAGGACGGCGCCAAGAACTGGTACATCGTCTACCCGGACTACGCGTTCGGCCAGGACATGCAGAAGACGTTCACGGCGGCCGTGAAGGGCGCGGGCGGAACGGTCGTGAAGAGCGACCCGACGCCGTTCCCGAACGACAACTTCTCCACGTTCCTGCTGAAGGCGCCCGACCTCGACCCCAAGCCGCAGGTGCTCGGCGCCATGCAGGCCGGTGGTGACCTGGTCAACCTGGTGAAGCAGTACAACGAGTACAAGCTCCGCGACAAGGGCGTGGGTCTCGCGGTGGGGCTGATGTTCCTGACCGACATCCACTCCCTCGGCCCGGACGCCCTCGCGGGGACGTACTTCACCGACTTCTGGTACTGGAACGCCAACGCGGGCAACCGCGCGTGGGCCGACAAGTTCAAGGCCAAGACGGGCGCCCGTCCGACGGCCGTCCACGCGGGCGACTACTCGGCGGCGCTGCAGTACCTGGAGGCCGTGCAGCGCGGCGGCACCGACAAGTCCGACGACGTGGTGAAGCAGCTCGAAGGCCACAAGGTCAACGACGTGTTCACCTCCACCGGCACGGTCCGCGCCGAGGACCACCTGCTCGTCCACGACGCCTACATCGCGCAGGTGAAGCCGTCCGCCGAGGTCAAGGAGCCGTGGGACTACGAGAAGATCGTCAAAACGATCCCGGCCGCCGAGGCGTTCCAGCAGCCCGACGCCGCCTGCTCCCTCTGA
- a CDS encoding ABC transporter ATP-binding protein produces MLRVDGLSAWYGEARALRDVSLHVDKGEIVTLVGRNGAGKTTLLRSLMGLHKGTSGTVRFLDEDISALSPHKRARLGLGYVPDDRGIFATLSVEENLTLPPRMGSDPWSLERVYETFPRLKERRRFPGTKLSGGEQQMLALARVLRTGARLLLCDEPTEGLSPLIVQQIGDILREVKAAGVTVLLIEQNVHFAATVADRHHLLAEGRIVESMDNDEVRAREDELLQYLGI; encoded by the coding sequence ATGCTGCGCGTTGACGGACTGTCGGCCTGGTACGGCGAGGCGCGAGCCCTGCGTGATGTGTCCCTGCACGTTGACAAGGGCGAGATCGTGACGCTCGTCGGACGCAACGGCGCTGGCAAGACCACCCTGCTGCGCTCGCTCATGGGTCTCCATAAAGGGACGTCCGGAACGGTCCGATTCCTGGACGAGGACATCTCCGCCCTGAGCCCGCACAAGCGCGCGCGCCTCGGTCTTGGTTACGTGCCGGACGACCGTGGCATCTTCGCCACGCTCTCGGTGGAAGAGAACCTCACGCTGCCGCCGCGCATGGGCTCGGACCCGTGGTCGCTGGAGCGGGTGTACGAGACGTTCCCGCGGTTGAAGGAGCGGCGGCGGTTCCCCGGGACGAAGTTGTCGGGCGGTGAGCAGCAGATGCTCGCGCTGGCGCGGGTGCTGCGGACGGGCGCGCGGCTGCTGCTGTGCGACGAGCCGACCGAGGGCCTGTCGCCGCTGATCGTCCAGCAGATCGGCGACATCCTCCGCGAGGTCAAGGCCGCCGGGGTGACCGTCCTGCTGATCGAGCAGAACGTGCACTTCGCCGCCACCGTCGCCGACCGCCACCACCTCCTGGCCGAGGGCCGGATCGTCGAGTCCATGGACAACGACGAGGTCCGCGCCCGTGAAGACGAACTCCTCCAGTACCTCGGAATCTAG
- a CDS encoding ABC transporter ATP-binding protein encodes MGDPVPQAPVLEARGLVREFRGFRAVDGVDLDVGEGSVHALVGPNGAGKTTLFNLLTGFLKPSAGSVRLGRHELAGRSPEAITRLGVARSFQITSLFAELTPRQHVELALAGRSGLGWRFWRSDAALARYSDRAAELLAQVGLGEQADVAAGALAYGRKRALELALALALDPKVLLLDEPTAGMGVEDVGRTVELIKKVRAGRTVVLVEHNMSVVASLADRVTVLQHGQVLVEGPYAEIRHDPRVVTAYLGDSHAAR; translated from the coding sequence ATGGGCGATCCCGTCCCGCAGGCCCCGGTTTTGGAGGCGCGGGGTCTGGTCCGGGAGTTCCGCGGTTTCCGGGCCGTGGACGGTGTGGACCTGGATGTGGGGGAGGGGTCCGTGCACGCGCTGGTGGGGCCGAACGGTGCGGGCAAGACGACGTTGTTCAATCTGCTGACGGGGTTTTTGAAGCCGAGCGCGGGCAGTGTGCGGCTGGGGCGGCATGAGCTTGCGGGGCGGAGTCCGGAGGCGATCACCCGGCTCGGTGTGGCGCGCTCGTTCCAGATCACCAGCCTGTTCGCCGAGCTGACCCCGCGGCAGCACGTGGAGCTGGCGCTGGCCGGGCGGAGCGGCCTCGGCTGGCGGTTCTGGCGGTCGGACGCGGCGCTCGCCCGCTACTCCGACCGCGCCGCCGAGCTGCTCGCCCAGGTCGGGCTGGGCGAGCAGGCGGACGTCGCGGCGGGCGCGCTGGCCTACGGCCGCAAGCGGGCCCTCGAACTCGCGCTGGCCCTCGCGCTCGACCCCAAGGTCCTGCTGCTGGACGAGCCGACCGCCGGCATGGGCGTCGAGGACGTCGGCCGGACGGTCGAGCTCATCAAGAAAGTCCGGGCCGGCCGGACGGTGGTTCTGGTCGAGCACAACATGAGCGTGGTGGCGAGCCTGGCGGACCGGGTGACGGTGCTTCAGCACGGTCAGGTCCTGGTGGAAGGGCCGTATGCCGAGATTCGTCATGACCCGCGTGTGGTCACTGCCTATCTGGGGGACTCCCATGCTGCGCGTTGA